In the Terriglobia bacterium genome, AGAACTGTTGAGCGTCAAAGTCCCGAGGTTGGTCGCCCCATCGGTGATTTGAGCAAGGCCAGTTGGAACCGCGCCCCCTGCGACACCGGTGAAAGTGAAGGTGAACGTGACAGTCGCTCCATAACTGGATGGATTGACCGTAGAAGAAATGGAGATCCAGACAGCGGCTTTGTTCACCGTCAGAGTGGTAGAGCCAGTAGCGGTGGTGTAATCAGTCGAGTCGCTCGGGGTGAACGTCACAGACAGGGGTTGCGCGCCAGCGGCAAGTACTGTGCCAGCGGCAGGAGTGTAAACGAAAGTCCCGGTGACGCCTCCCGAGGTTGCATTCAGTTGCGTACCGCTCAATGCCGTCCCATAGGTGATCGCTGCGGGAGAGGCCCACGAAATCGTAGGTGTGTTCTTGGTGACAACAAAGGAGGCGGCCCCGCTCGTTGGATTGTTATTCGAGTCGCCAGAATAGTTGGCAACGATGCTGTATGGACCCACCGCCGTCCCATAATCAAAACCAGAGGCCGAGGCGGTCGAGCCTGAAAGTGTCGGTGTGGTCCAATAGGTGCCGTTGTAATAGAACGCAACTGTACCTGTCGCCCCATTGCCCACCGATGCAGTGCATGTCGTCAGTGGCCCTTGCTGAGAGTCAAAGGCGCTCGTATTAGGAGAGCAGGAGACCGAGATCGTGGGCGTGGCCTTATTGATGGTTACGGTGACTGGAGTTGCGCTGACGCTATTGTTCTTTGAGTCGCCGTTGTAGGTGGCCGTGATGACATAGCTGCCCGCACCGAGACCATTGAAACCCACTAGGGACGCTGTGCCGCCGGACAACGTTGGGGTTCCGAAGAAATTACCGTTCCACAATACCGATACTGTGCCGGTCGCTCCATTGCCCACGTTCACGGTACACGTGCCGGTCTGTGTGGCCCCGGCCTGATAGGTGATCGGGTTCGGCGAGCAAGAGAGGGAGATGGAGGGCGTTAACTTGGCTCCGCCAACAGCTCGAATGCGATCATTGGTTTCATCTGCAATATAGATATTCCCGGACGAATCTGCCTTAACATCTTGGGGAGAATTTAGTTCAGCATTTGTCGCCGCGCCTCCGTCTCCGGTAAATCCTGGAGTTCCTGTCCCAGCGGTTGTTGTAATCACTCCAGTTGACGCTGAGACTTCGCGAATTCGATTATTTCCGCTATCGACGATGTAGAGATTACCGTTGGCATCGATAGAAACTCCCATGGGAGCATTCAACTCAGCATCGATGGCAAGCCCGCCGTCGCCGGAGTAACCACCGGTTCCGTTTCCAGCAACAGTGCTGATAATTCCGGTCGCAGCAGTCACCTTTCGTATCCGGTTCGATCCAGCTTCGGCGATATACACATTTCCAGATGAATCGACCGCGACCCCTTCGGGATTTAACAGCCCTTTGCTAGTAGCAAGAGCACCATTGGGCACGTCATTTGGGTTGGCGGACTCACTTCCTGCGACCGTGTTAATTATTCCAGTCGATAGAGTTACTTTGCGCACAAGGCTGTCCCCGCCTCGATCAACGAGATAAATGTTTCCAGATGTATCGACGGCAATTTTGCCGATGCTGCTGTAGGCACCTGCGGTGGCAGAGTAGCCACTACACGTGTTAGGCGTTCCAACGCAGCCTTGGGTTGATCCGGTTGGAGATCCCGCAACTTCGTGCATGACGCCCGTCGAGGCTAATACTTCGTATAGGTAAAGCCCGTCCGAGATGAAGAGATTCCCAGAAGCATCTGCAGCAAGTCCTGAAACGGTTCCAAGTAGGTTCTCGGCCGTCCCTGTCGAGGCTGTCGTTGCGGGTATAACAGTGATGACTCCGGTCGACGCCGCAAGCTCACTGACCCCTCGACCGTAATTTGCCGCGCCTCCTATGTAGACATTCCCGGGCAGATCCACCGCTACAGACGTCGGATTGTAGAAAACGGCCCCGTTGCCATTTCCAGCGATGGTATTGATGATTCCGCTAGCAGGCAGTGGAATTGCCGAACTCATGGGCTTCAACGTCAACCGGCTAAACGAGGGGCTCATAACGCCTGCAGCCACAACCGACGACGTTTGAACACCCGTCTGAGATGTAGCTGCGACCTGGTAAGTCTGAATCTTGATCGTGCCAGTAGCACTGCTTTGCCCCGCTGGTAAGAAAGTGGCGGCAACTAGATTCGAGCCGCTGGTAGGGAAGGTGACCAAAGACGTGAAGTTATTTGTGTCTTGTTCGTACGCGATCGGGTAACTTCCGGAACCATCAGTGGCACATTGGGTGCCGACCCACTGTGATCCATTCAAGCTGCAATCGCTGTTTGCCCAGGGAGACAGGTTTTCTGAAGACACACCCTGCACGGTCGCGATCGCAACGCCATTGTCTGAGAAAGTGATGGATCCCGAGGGTGCGGTCAGAACGTTCGGGTTGCCACTGGATGTCTGCTGGACCGCAGCGCTGACCGTATAGGGCGCGCCAACCAGGAGGTTCGAGGCGGGAGTGATCGTGGGGCCAGCGATCAAGAAAGACGGCGTGCTTCCAGTTGCCGTCGTACTATCTGCAAGCACGATGGCAACTGTCTCAGAGACTCCAGCATTACTGCTGTCACCGCTGTAGGACACTTGCAGAATATTGGCGCCCTGGGACGGCTGAGGGTTGAATTCAGCGCTGCCGTTACCGAGGGTTTGTTGTAGTGTTGCAGTGCCGAGCTTCACCGTAACTGTGCCGGTAGGGATGATCGCGCCAGAGGAGTTCGCGGCGTTGGTCGTCAAAGAGAGCGCAGGCACGCCACCAGCAGCCGACAGCGTCGGGGCAACGGTTAAGGTGGTCTGTGCGGCATTCTGAAACACCAGCAATTGATTTTGACCGTTGCAGGTTGCAGCAGCGACCATATCTTGTCCAAGAGAGTATTTGATATTGATCATCCGACCCGAGGACAGCGACGTGACGCTGCAACCAGATGGAATCTCTAATGCAGTCGATTGCGTAAGAGCCGCCCGGTTCGCTTCATCAGTAAACACCGATACGCCAATGCCGCTCCCTGTGACGAGGTTCGCCACGGGATGCCCATCTACCTCGGCAACGTACAAGGTGGAGGCGTCCGATTGCGAAATGTAATTCAGCTGCGGCGAGAACGTGCCGGCGGTACTGTTCCAGAGAACGTCAACGCGGGAAACTGTTGGGTTGTAAGTCGAACTGGACCGCACCACGATATCCGCCAGTCCATCGCCATCGAGATCTCCTGGGGCGACATTCTGGATCACGCGACCACTATCCAGAGAACTCGGAACGGTCACGAAGCTGAAGCCACCCGTGCCATCGTTAGTACCGATGAGCAAATTGTTGGAACCTGAGCAAAAGATAAGAACGTCTGGAATGCCATCACCATTGAAATCCGCCGCGTAAAGTTGACACGTTGCGCCGAGATTAAGTTGCGGAGCGATCGCGATCGCGGTTCCAAATGAGCGGCCGCCCTGGCTTGGCAACAACATCAGTTGAAGAGGGGCAGACGGTGTCGCCGAAGAGATGACGAGCAAGTCGTCCATCAGCGTGCCTGAAAACCTCGCGGCAGCGACCGCTGTGACATTCCCACGCACAGGTTGTGCGGTAGAACTCAGGTACCCAGCGCCGTCGTTCGCGAAGAGCTCGAGATTATTTGCGGCTGTTATCGCCAATACATCGTTCGATTGCAACCCCAGCAGGTCCGCCGTAGCGATACGCGTTATCGCGTCGACGCCAGCAGGATAGAGGGTGGGAGCTTGCCAGGACTGTGCAACAGAAAAAGACGAGCAGGCAGGCAGCAGGCACAGAAAGATGGCCAGTCGGCAGACATGACGCATGCGTTAGCTCCGCAAAGTTAGAGTCGGCTACGTTTACGCAGTATACCGGATATCCCCGCCATGTCTAGCGTTTTACTCGTTGGCTTAATCACAGCGCAAGAAACCGCAGAAATGCCGTTACCATCGCTCACGGAAATCGTCAAGTATAGCCATCACAAGGAACGCTGCAGAGTCCCAAATAGGCGCGCTAGATAGCTAGAAACGTTTCGATATAGTATTGCCGCTATTGCATTGGCTACGGAGAGTACTAGCGAGTAACTATAGTGCGTAAGAATACTTGGGGCAGGTAACGATTACGCTTCTTACTTGTGCAATAATTTGACCTGTTTCATTGTTGAAAACCATGCCTTGGTTCTTCAGGAGCTAGAAGTGCAGACACTCAAAGAAAAAGCTGTGATTCAAATCCTCACACTTTTACCAGTGGATCATCCGCTGGTGCGTCGGAGAACATCCCGCTACTCACAACGAATGCAGGCAACACACAAATCGGTGAAGAGCTTCGCTCGCAAATCTGCGCACTCGCCAGTCTCATCGCTTCAACGAGACGGTCGCACCGACGCCGCGGCGCATATACCCAGACGGGCGTAGAGCGGTTGTGCTATGGGGTATAATGTGGTAAGTTATTGGCAAGAAAGTTGTTGGCCCTATACGCCACAAACGGGAACGAAAATGAAAATCAAAGCCACGAAACTTAAGCCACACGGGGAGATAAAGTCCACGGCGATCTCCCCAGAATTCCGGAAGAGCAAGATGGATCCAGGCAACAAAATCAGAAAGGTATGCACATCAGCGGACGAGTTAACATGGCAGAACATCCGGAATCTCAGTATCAAGCTCGAGATGACCAAGCTCGAATTGATTGCGAACCTTGTCGAGACAACCTACGCAAGCGATGCATACCGCAAGGAACTGGCCAAGTTTTATGTGGATTTTTGGCTTCGCCGGGATGAGCTCTTCAGTGGACCTGTTAGTCAGAACCGAATCAATCTCCCGGAACGGCATTTGGAAATGATCCGTCAAATGGGTTGGGCCATTACAGGCACAAGGAACCGCAGCGAATTTATCCGTCTTCTGGTGGCATTCTGGGCCTGGAAAAAGAATCTGCTCAAATTCACGACATAAAATCCAAACGTAAGAACCATTCAATTCAGCAATAAGAAGGGGCCGCGATCGCATGCGGCCTCTTCTTATTGGATTACTGATTTTGCTTTTCCCGCGAGGAACTTCAAGTTTAGCGTTGGGGTTCAAAACGGAAGAAGATGCCGGCGCCCACGGACCAATAGGCGGAACCAGAGGAGCCGAAGGGAAGGTACTGGTTTTCGATGTAGCCACGCGCGCCCCAACGAAGGAGCAGGCGGACATCGATGCCGTCGGTTAAAACTGTAGCAAGACCCGTTGTAGGGCTAGGTTGCAGGTACTGGTCACCGGTGGAAGTTGTGCGCGAGGCTCCAATCTGGAAAGAGCCGAAGGGTGCATACCGCCCGAACTGCCGCACATATCCCGCACCCGAGACATAGGTGACAAGCTTCTGCCCCAGAGGATTGCCGCTCTCGTTGTGGTAGGAACCAAGAATTTCCCATGGATAGTATTTGCGGTAGGCGTATTCAAAATTGACCCCGGAGAGCGTCACGCGTCGCCACGGGACAGCGGCAGCCTGCTGCTGTGTGATGGTGGCCCCAGGGGGGACCCACCCTGGCTGCGTGACCAGTCCATAGTCATCACGGGTATAGATCCAGGAAGCGGTGATTTGATTCGGCATCCAGGAGTAGCGAACCGGGGATACGGCGGGGAGCTGTGCGCAAGCCGGAACTGCAGCACAGCAGGAGAGAAGAATTCCCAGCATCCATTTCTTGCTTGTCAACGGTATCGTGGTCATTTTGGTTGTCTGTACCTCATCCGCACGACGGCGGCTTTCCAAATCGATGGGCGGGTTGTTCGTTCTGCGCGTGAGCTGCCAACTCCTGCAATTGCGCTGGGAAGCCAGTTGCCCTTGCGAGCGTGGATCTATGCCGGCGTGTGACAAAGAATACCCATGAGTGCAGTTCACAGATAGGCCTTTTACACCGGCAAATATAGATATACGCGATATACCCGATGTTGTAAATTGGAGTCATGGGTTACAAGGAGGCAGCATGGCGCGGTATCCGCAGAAGCAGCAATTGGGTGGGCAAAATCAGAACACCCGTATCCAGCGAGAAGCAATTCCAGACTGGAAGGCAAAGAACGTCAATCCGCAACGGCAGGTCTATCGATGCCCGATCTGCAATAGTCCGCAGCTCCGCAGCTTGTCCTCTGTCTACGGGCGCGGTGTGTATACGTCCGTGTCGCGGCGCGGGCGCTTGTTCAAGCGCGGATACACCACGAAGACTTCAAAATCGCTGCTCGCGGACAAATGCGCTCCGCCAGAGAAACGCCGGTATTCATTCGGCGTCCTTCTCATGGCCATTGCCATGGGGATTGAGTTTGTTCCGCTGGGCCCGCTCGAGCAATTCATTCCGCAGCAATACCCGACCGTGGCGGCCATGGTTTCTGGGTGGCTGGGCGTTTACCTCTTTGCGCGCGCCTGGTGGTGGAACTCCCGAACCTTCCCACGGCTATGGGACAAATGGCAGCGGTCTCTACTTTGCGAACGTTGCGGGACCATTTCGACGGTATAGAGACTGAGGCAGACTTCCGTCCCTCGACGCCTGTGTGGGTTTACGCATGAGATGAGTTTGGGAGCCCATAAGGTGAAACTCTTCTTGGGTTAGGGATGACCACACTCACGGGGTCGTAAACACCCATCAGTAGGAGCGGTGCCGGGAACGCCTTGCAGCAGGACAGCGTGTGGACCTGCTCCGGTGCTCCGCGTCGCTCGATGCGCCGATCCATATCTGCATGGGTGAGCGGCATTGCTCGAGGACAAAGCGACGCAGCCTGCGGCAATGGAGAAACTGCGGAAGAAGCCATCGAGATGCTGGAGCAGGATACTTCCGGTGGCGCGGCCGGCGCATTGCCGGAGAAGGCAGTGTAATCAGAGCCATCCTCTGCTGGACATGTACACACGCGGAGCAGTGCCCGATCGCTATTATTCGTTGGGGTTTTTCCACTGGCCTTCTGATTTTCTGAAAGTCTAGAAATTGGGTGAGCGCGACTGGCTTCCAAAATCAATATCTTTGAATTGTTACCCGTGCAAGTTATTAATTCTATTGACGTTCATGAAGATCGTGCAGGCTTTCATTTTGGAGCGGAGTACCATATTGAGATTGTCTACTTCCTACGCTCCCGAGGTCTCTTGAATGGTCTTGCAGCAGGAACTAATTGGGTCTTCCGCGATGAGAGCTGCCACCTCGAGTTCGCCTTTGAAGTCGTCAATGTAGTCCGCAAGCAACATCCGGAGATCTTTGACGCTCAACTGGAGGTAGACATTGTCGAGATGATGCGCGAAGCCGTGGACTGTGAGTTGCAGTTCGCCGAGGACCTGCTCTCCGGCGGCGTGGCCGGGCTCTCGGTTCGCGGAATGCAGCAATACCTGGAATACGTGACTGACTCCCGCGTTGTTCGATTGGGGATGAAGCCCATCTTTGGATCGAAAAACCCATTTGCATTCATGGAGCTGCAGGATGTGCAGGAGCTAACCAACTTCTTTGAACGCCGCGTCTCCGCCTATCAGGTTGCGGTCGCGTGAGAAGTCGCCTTCCACGAGGACTTCTAATCAGAGAGACGACGGAACTCAATTCCGCCGTCTCTCTTCACAAGCTATACTGGAAGCACTTCACGGTGCCTGATTGCGAGATCGGGCTGAAAAGGGAATCCGGTGAGAATCCGGAACTGCCCCGCAGCGGTAAACAGGAACAAACGCTTCGAGATAAGCACTGGTTCAGCCATGGACCGGGAAGCCGGAGCAAGTAGGTAGCCTGCAAGTCCGAAGACCTGCCGATGAGCCTGCCCATACCGGGCAAGGACGCACACGCCTCCGAGGGGAAGGCCGGGCGATGACAGCGTTTTCTCTCCACCGCTGTTTTTCCCTGTCGATCGCTCCGGGACCGGAAAGGTTCTAGGCTTATGAGCCATGATTCTCCGCAAGCTGCCCCCATGATCGAGATGGTCTTTCCCGATCAGACAAATCACTACGGCACGCTGTTCGGTGGCCATGCTCTGCCGTTGATGGACAAAGCCGTATTTGTGGCAGCCGCCTCGGGCTACTCACGGCGCACGGTCGTTACCGCCTGCTCGGAGCGGGTTGACTTCAAGAATGCCGTCCATCACAGAAACCTGATCGAGATGACCGCACCGTCATCTCGACCGGGCGAAGCTCGATGACCGTGGTTGTGACCCTCTTTGCGGCAAACCTCTTATCGGGTGAACGCAGGCCATGCGCTGAAGGCAGATTTGTGCTGGTTGTGCTGGATGAAGAAGGAAGACCAGTTACAGTGAAGGCTTTTACAACTGATGGATCGAAGGAGATCTAAATGAGTTTCGCGAAGGCAGGCAATCTTGGATTCCCCCGTATGGGTGGACAGCGTGAGTTGAAGTTCGCACTGGAAAGTTACTGGTCGGGAAAATCCGGGGAATCGTCTCTCGTCAACATTGCGCAAGATCTCCGCTCAAACCACTGGAGGCTACAGCGAGATGCCGGCATTGAGACCCCGCCTTCAAACGATTTCTCTCTCTATGACCATGTGCTCGACATGGCCGCTACGCTTGGGGCTGTCCCCGCAAGATTCATGCACACTGGAGGCCCGGTGACGCTCCAGACGTACTTCGCCATGGCGCGGGGAGCGCAGAATGCGAAGGCGATGGAGATGACCAAGTGGTTCGATACGAACTATCACTATGTAGTTCCCGAGTTCGAGCCGGGGATGCGCTATCAATTACTCTCCACGAAAGCTGTTGCCGATTACCTCGAAGCTAAGGCCCTCGGGATCGAGACACGACCGGTCTTGCTCGGACCTGCTTCCTTCGTTCTCCTCGGCAAGCCGACCGACGCAAGCGTTGCCCGCGGCCAGGTGCTCCAGGCAATCCTCCCTTTGTATGAAGAATTGCTCTCACGTCTTCAAGTCGTAGGTGCCGAGTGGGTTCAAATCGACGAGCCTTGCCTTTGCCTTGATCTCGATCACGATGCGGAAGAGATATTTCGTGAAGCCTACGAAGCCCTCTACAAACGATCGGGATTACCGAAGCTTATGCTCACGACCTATTTCGGCGAATTGGGAGCGAATCTGGATCTGGCCCTCTCCCTCGGGACAGCCGGCGTCCACATTGATCTTGTTCGGGCACCACAGCAGCTTACTGCGTTGCTGGCGAAGGCCCCGCGAGAACTTTACCTTTCGCTCGGGCTGGTCGATGGGCGCAATGTGTGGCGAACCGATCTCGGAAAGGCGGTGGCCCTGCTCGAATCCGCCACCACAGTGCTGGGAGTGGATCAGATTCGGGTAGCACCTTCCTGTTCATTGCTCCATGCACCGTTTGACCTTGATGCGGAACGGAAGCTCGACACGAGCGTTCGTAGTTGGATGGCCTTCGCAAAGCAGAAGCTTGCAGAAGTCGCACTCCTGGCGCACGCAATCAACGGCAGAGTTGTCATTCAAAATCAGCTCGACGAGAACGCACTGCTCATCGCGTCCCGAAAATCCTCCCCGCTAATTCACAAGCAGGAGGTGGAGCTGAGGGTTCGAGCCATCGACGGGCCAATGTTGCGCAGGCGCAATCCGTATCCAGTTCGCCGTGAGCAACAGGCAAGGGAGCTCTCTCTCCCGCTCCTTCCAACAACGACGATCGGTTCATTCCCGCAGACGGCCGAAGTTCGCAAAACACGGGCCGCCTTCCGCAACGGAAAGATCGATCAGCAGGCCTATGACACCTTTGTCGAAAAAGAAACCGAGCGCTGCATTCGATTCCAGGAGAGGATCGGGATCGATGTTCTTGTGCATGGAGAGTTTGAACGCAATGACATGGTCGAATATTTTGGAGAACAGCTTCACGGTTTTGTCTTCAGCGAGAATGGCTGGGTGCAGAGCTATGGATCGCGCTGTGTGAAACCGCCCATCATCTACGGTGATGTCTCGCGCCCCCATCCCATGACCGTCCGCTGGTCGACCTATGCCCAGTCTCTGAGTAAGTTACCAGTGAAGGGCATGCTGACAGGGCCAGTGACGATCCTGCAATGGTCCTTTGTGCGTGATGACCAGCCTCGTTCGCAGACTTGCCAGCAGATTGCTCTCGCGATTCGCGATGAGGTTGCCGATCTCGAAGCCGCCGGCATTAAGGTCATTCAGATCGACGAGCCTGCGATTCGCGAGGGATTGCCGCTCCGGCGTACAGACTGGCCGGAGTACCTGAATTGGAGCATCAAAGCGTTTCGCCTCGCCTCGTCCGGGGTCCGGGACAACACGCAGATTCATACCCACATGTGCTATTCGGAGTTCAACGACATTATCGACTCGATCGTCGAGATGGATGCGGATGTCATTTCGATCGAGTGCTCCCGTTCGCGGATGGAGCTGCTCGACGCCTTCCACCGCGTCCGCTACCCCAACGGAATAGGTCCCGGCGTCTATGATATCCACTCGCCGCGCATTCCAGAGGATGGAGAGATAAAAGACCTGTTGAACAAGGCCCTGGAGGTTCTTACGCCGCAGCAGCTCTGGGTCAATCCCGATTGCGGACTGAAGACCAGAGGCTGGAAGGAGGTCGAACTGGCACTCACGAACATGGTCGAAACGGCAGCGGGTTTGCGTACTGCAATCGAAGCGAAAACCTAGATCCTGCGGTCGCATTGGCGATACAAACTGTCGATTGGAAGCATTTGTAATTGTCGGATGTTGTAAGACGGGAGAGATGGAGGCGGTGTGACTCAGTGGTCTCAACTTCCAAGGCAATGGCATTCGATGGTTGCGGACAATCCGGACTCGGTCCTGCTTGAGACCTCGCGCTTCGATCCTGCAAACAGGCGGAGCTTTCTGTTCCTCAATCCAGTCCAGATAGTGTCGGCATGGAAGCCAGACGAAATACCAGCACTTTTTCGGCAGATTGAGGAAATGCTCGCCCACGGTCTTTATGTCGCTGGGTTCGTCGGCTATGAATGCGGATATCACTTCGAGTCCTTTGAAGGTGTCGCTCCCGCCCCATCCGAACTGCCGTTGGCATGGTTCGGCGTTTATCGCAACCCGCTGATCTATAACCACGAGAAGACGTGTCTGGAAAGCGATTCCTCGCCGCATCCCATTTACGAGTCCAGATACCTGCCTGATCGCCTTGTAGACGATGTTGCCCTCACGATCTCCGAGGAGAAGTATCGCGAGAAGATTCGACGGATCAAAGACTATATTCTCGCTGGCGATACTTATCAGGTGAACTTCACGGATTGCGTCGATCTGCAGATATCTGTCTCCGCCGCTGAAGCCTTTGCCATCCTGTCGCGCCACCAGCCCGTGGCCTACAGTGCTTTCCTGCGTGTCGCCGATCACCACATCCTTTCCTTATCGCCTGAGCTTTTCTTCAGGATTGACAATGGCAGAATCGTCACTCGTCCCATGAAGGGTACGATGCCCCGCGGCCTCGACTCCGCGGAAGATATTGAGGCAGCCGCTCGACTGCAAAGCGACGACAAGAATCGCGCCGAGCATGTCATGATCGTGGGTCTGCTCCGCAATGACCTTGGTCGCATCTGCACCATGGGAAGCGTCACCGTCGAGGATATCTT is a window encoding:
- a CDS encoding Ig-like domain repeat protein, with product MRHVCRLAIFLCLLPACSSFSVAQSWQAPTLYPAGVDAITRIATADLLGLQSNDVLAITAANNLELFANDGAGYLSSTAQPVRGNVTAVAAARFSGTLMDDLLVISSATPSAPLQLMLLPSQGGRSFGTAIAIAPQLNLGATCQLYAADFNGDGIPDVLIFCSGSNNLLIGTNDGTGGFSFVTVPSSLDSGRVIQNVAPGDLDGDGLADIVVRSSSTYNPTVSRVDVLWNSTAGTFSPQLNYISQSDASTLYVAEVDGHPVANLVTGSGIGVSVFTDEANRAALTQSTALEIPSGCSVTSLSSGRMINIKYSLGQDMVAAATCNGQNQLLVFQNAAQTTLTVAPTLSAAGGVPALSLTTNAANSSGAIIPTGTVTVKLGTATLQQTLGNGSAEFNPQPSQGANILQVSYSGDSSNAGVSETVAIVLADSTTATGSTPSFLIAGPTITPASNLLVGAPYTVSAAVQQTSSGNPNVLTAPSGSITFSDNGVAIATVQGVSSENLSPWANSDCSLNGSQWVGTQCATDGSGSYPIAYEQDTNNFTSLVTFPTSGSNLVAATFLPAGQSSATGTIKIQTYQVAATSQTGVQTSSVVAAGVMSPSFSRLTLKPMSSAIPLPASGIINTIAGNGNGAVFYNPTSVAVDLPGNVYIGGAANYGRGVSELAASTGVITVIPATTASTGTAENLLGTVSGLAADASGNLFISDGLYLYEVLASTGVMHEVAGSPTGSTQGCVGTPNTCSGYSATAGAYSSIGKIAVDTSGNIYLVDRGGDSLVRKVTLSTGIINTVAGSESANPNDVPNGALATSKGLLNPEGVAVDSSGNVYIAEAGSNRIRKVTAATGIISTVAGNGTGGYSGDGGLAIDAELNAPMGVSIDANGNLYIVDSGNNRIREVSASTGVITTTAGTGTPGFTGDGGAATNAELNSPQDVKADSSGNIYIADETNDRIRAVGGAKLTPSISLSCSPNPITYQAGATQTGTCTVNVGNGATGTVSVLWNGNFFGTPTLSGGTASLVGFNGLGAGSYVITATYNGDSKNNSVSATPVTVTINKATPTISVSCSPNTSAFDSQQGPLTTCTASVGNGATGTVAFYYNGTYWTTPTLSGSTASASGFDYGTAVGPYSIVANYSGDSNNNPTSGAASFVVTKNTPTISWASPAAITYGTALSGTQLNATSGGVTGTFVYTPAAGTVLAAGAQPLSVTFTPSDSTDYTTATGSTTLTVNKAAVWISISSTVNPSSYGATVTFTFTFTGVAGGAVPTGLAQITDGATNLGTLTLNSSGVATITTSTLVAGTHSITAAYQGDSNYH
- the metE gene encoding 5-methyltetrahydropteroyltriglutamate--homocysteine S-methyltransferase, coding for MSFAKAGNLGFPRMGGQRELKFALESYWSGKSGESSLVNIAQDLRSNHWRLQRDAGIETPPSNDFSLYDHVLDMAATLGAVPARFMHTGGPVTLQTYFAMARGAQNAKAMEMTKWFDTNYHYVVPEFEPGMRYQLLSTKAVADYLEAKALGIETRPVLLGPASFVLLGKPTDASVARGQVLQAILPLYEELLSRLQVVGAEWVQIDEPCLCLDLDHDAEEIFREAYEALYKRSGLPKLMLTTYFGELGANLDLALSLGTAGVHIDLVRAPQQLTALLAKAPRELYLSLGLVDGRNVWRTDLGKAVALLESATTVLGVDQIRVAPSCSLLHAPFDLDAERKLDTSVRSWMAFAKQKLAEVALLAHAINGRVVIQNQLDENALLIASRKSSPLIHKQEVELRVRAIDGPMLRRRNPYPVRREQQARELSLPLLPTTTIGSFPQTAEVRKTRAAFRNGKIDQQAYDTFVEKETERCIRFQERIGIDVLVHGEFERNDMVEYFGEQLHGFVFSENGWVQSYGSRCVKPPIIYGDVSRPHPMTVRWSTYAQSLSKLPVKGMLTGPVTILQWSFVRDDQPRSQTCQQIALAIRDEVADLEAAGIKVIQIDEPAIREGLPLRRTDWPEYLNWSIKAFRLASSGVRDNTQIHTHMCYSEFNDIIDSIVEMDADVISIECSRSRMELLDAFHRVRYPNGIGPGVYDIHSPRIPEDGEIKDLLNKALEVLTPQQLWVNPDCGLKTRGWKEVELALTNMVETAAGLRTAIEAKT
- the pabB gene encoding aminodeoxychorismate synthase component I; this translates as MTQWSQLPRQWHSMVADNPDSVLLETSRFDPANRRSFLFLNPVQIVSAWKPDEIPALFRQIEEMLAHGLYVAGFVGYECGYHFESFEGVAPAPSELPLAWFGVYRNPLIYNHEKTCLESDSSPHPIYESRYLPDRLVDDVALTISEEKYREKIRRIKDYILAGDTYQVNFTDCVDLQISVSAAEAFAILSRHQPVAYSAFLRVADHHILSLSPELFFRIDNGRIVTRPMKGTMPRGLDSAEDIEAAARLQSDDKNRAEHVMIVGLLRNDLGRICTMGSVTVEDIFSVEKYRTLFQMTSTISGTLQPGIGYYDIFRSMFPSGSITGAPKIRTMQIICEMEQRPRGIYTGAIGFISPDRFSAFNVAIRTIVLKDGQARMGVGGGIVADSQPEDEYRECLLKANFLIRQRPEFQLLETMLWDGEFVFLAMHLDRMESSAAYFEFPFDRALIASQIIEQSNQFQLGNRYRLRLLLDSTGKITITDTKQSPDRSTGYVRLSPERTSSEDAFLRHKTTCRERYDRLYAEARADGFDEILFLNEREEVTEGAISNIFILREGRLFT